In the Paenibacillus sp. FSL R7-0337 genome, CATCAGAACATCGGCCTGTGTTGACCGGGGTATCTTTTCAGTATCGAAATCATCGGCTACAGTTAACGGCTACTAACGGTATCCGTCTGGCTTCCCGGACTATTGATGTTGAACATAAAGCTGAGATGGATAAGCATATTATTATTCCTGGCAGAAATTTAGTTGAAGCGGTAAAAATCATGGACGGCGAGGACAGAACAACAGAAGTTGAAGTAACCAACCGGCATGTTAGATTCACTGCTAACCATATTATGGTTCAATCTGCTTTAATTGAGGGGGAGTACCCGTCCTTGCACCATGTGATTCCGCATACTTTTATATCAGAGATTACAATTGGAACAGCTCCTCTGTTAAAAGCGGTAGAACGGACGACGGTATTGGCGAGTGAAAGTATTATAAGGTTAGAAACCGCTGCCGACAGACTACGTTTGTTATCCCAAACCGCAGAAATCGGAGATATTGAGGACGAGGTAGCTATATTCGAGAAGAAGGGGGAGGATTTCACGATCTCGCTAAATGGAAAGTATGTTGCAGACATCCTTCATGGTACGAGTAGTGAGTTCATACGCTTGAGATTCACCGGTAAAATGAGCCCGATAGTCATACACCCGTTGAATGATCTTTCTTCAACTTTTTTTCTAATTACTCCAGTGCGAACCGCAAACTTAGCAAGACCTAATTCAACATAATAACAGAACGCAAAGAAACAGTCTATATTTTTTTCCGGGAATGGAATAGAGTGAAGTAGCCGGCAATACAAGAAGAAGTGGAGTGTGGTTCCTTGAAATTTCATTGTCATCTGGAGGCTGCTGCGTTGCAGGAGTATGTGGAGAAGGTCTTAGGCACGGGTTATACCGTCGTTAAGGTCAGCAAGATGGAGGGCGGTGCCCAGAAGGTGGTCTATAAGCTCGACTGCAGCAATGGGTTCTCCTGTATTCTGTACGTGTGGGACCTTACCATGAATTATTTTCAGGAAGAAATTGTTAATCATAACCTGCATGCTGAGTCCTACGGGAGTGAATTATTTGCGAGCAATAACAAGTTCCTGATGGAGCATGCGATCCGCACACCAATACTCTATGATCTGAACAGAGACAGAGACCGGTACGATTTCGATTATGCGCTGGTTGAATATGTAGCCGGACAAGATGCCGGGGGGTATTACAAGCATCCCGACCGCAAGGTTCAGGATAAGGTCTTCCAGCAGGTGGGAGAGATGATTGGCACCATGCATAGGATTCAGAGCAGAACCTACGGTAAACCGGATCAAACTGCGCCTAACAACAAACAATGTCATCTGTATCAATTATACAATGGGATAGAACAGCTAACTTACGCCGCAGCGCATGTGGAAGCAATCCGCAAGAACCAAGGGAAGCTTCTCGACAGGCTATACAACCTGGAGTCTAAGATAGTACCCCGAAACAGCTACGGATTCATTCACGGGGAGCTTGGCCCCAACCATGTGATCGTAACGGATCAGCTGGAGCCTTGCCTGATTGATATTGAAGGAGCCGAATTCTATGATATTGAACACGAGCACAGCTTCCTCGAAATGCGTTTTGGGGAGTACTACCGCTATCTGAACGATGTTCCGCTCGATGAGAACCGGAAGCTATTCTATAAGTTCCATCATCATCTCTCATTAATCTCAGGCGGGTTGAAGTTAGTTCACAGAGGCTTCCCTGACCAGCAGCTCGCACAAGGAATTGCCGATCATCATACGGATTGTGCACTTCAGTTTATAGAAGCATAAGCTTGGAACAAGCCTCTCTTTCGTATACCGGAAGGGAGGCTTTACCTTTGCTATTGTATAGTCAGAACCATCTCCAGCGAGGTATTGCTCTCTTCTGCGTGCTCCGCCATACTGCGGATATATCCGGACATGAAGCCGCCCTCCATACTCTCCCACAGCTTGAATCCCGGCATCGCCCGGATCTCCTTCAGCGAATCAGCAGCGTTCCCGGCAAAATACTTCACGTTCAACTTCGACATCACCTCAGCCATCGACTGTTTCTGCGCTTCTGTGAAGCTGCTCTCCTTCAGCCGGCTCATCGCTTTGTCATACGAATTCTCTGCGAAAATCTGCTCCGCATACGCTTTGAAGTTCAGCAGGTGCGGATCGGTCTTGTGGTTGGCTTTGGCCCAGCCTTCAACATCTACTTGAGCGGTGCGGTAGGTCACGGCCCGTGAAGCGGGATCGAAGGTCATTCTGCCATACTGGTGCGGATTCACCGCCATGGCGCTTGTTGCAATATCATAGACAGGCAAGGCCGGATCGATCGAGGCTTCTGGAGGATCGCGGCGGATATCCTGCATATGAATATGCCCGGATAATACCAGATTTAGACCGTTCCGGCGAAAATCCTTCATCGTTTCCTGACCGTTATTAAGTTTGAACCCGGATACGGCCATGGAGGTATGGCTCAGCAGATTATGATGCATCACGGTAATCACAGACGCATGCTCCTGAGCGGCCAGCTTCACATTGTCGTCAATCCAGGCAAGGGTGGAGGGCAGGAGGCGCCCGTCGGTCTGTGGAAAATTATATTCTTCATTATGCGTATACTGCGCACTGTCAAGCATCAGCAGCCAAAGGCCGGGTGCGGCCTTCACCGCATAGCTTAAGCTGTCCGCATCCCGCGAGACCGCCTCGTTATATCCGAAATCGTCATAGATGCGCAGGAAATCCTCTACATTAATATGCTTGGCAACGACCTGCTTGTCACCGTCGAACGATCTGGCCCAGGGGTTGTTGATATCATGATTGCCCGGAGTCACGTAGACGCGGGTTCCGGCAGCCTCCATCCGGTGCAGCTTCGCAGCCAGCTCCTTATGACTGCCCGCTTCCCCGTTATTGCTGAGGTCACCGCTCAGAATGAGGAAGGCGGGCTTGTTCTGTTCCACGTCCCGGACCAGAGCTTCGGTCAGCTCATCGCTGTAAGGAAGCATTTTGCCATCGCCGCCTGTGACATAGGTCTGGAAGGCCTGACCGCCGTCCTCCAGGGCTTTGTCCAGATAATGCGTATCGGTGGCGACCCAGAAGGATACAGGTTCTCCGGGTTCTGTAGCAGGGGTCACGGACCCGGCGGCCGCTGGAACAGCGTTCAAGGCAGAAGAAGCGGAGTCTTCACACCCGCTGAGGAAGAGAAGGGAAGAGAGGAGCATTATTAAGATGAGCTTCACCATATGAGTTGTGCGGTTATGAAGCGGGACGCGCATAGCTTAACCTTCTTTCTGTATTTTAGCTGAATTATTGTAGCTTATTTATGACCGGGTTGTATATACGATATGTTAGCCGTTGTTTCTAAACCTCCAGAATAGCTTATAGAAAATAGTGGAAGGTGCATAAATGAGAGCAATTCAGCGACACTAAGAGCGGATATACAAACAAAGAGCTAGTACAGGAAAAAGTTGTGAATGATGTGTTGTATTCAGACAGGAAAAGTGTTATGATTAAAAAAAGTAAGTTACTTAATTAAATGGAGGTAGTTATTTTATGTCTAAGACTTTTTTTGAAGCTGTAAAAGGCAGACGTTCCATATACGCCATCAGTAAAGAATCCCCAATCTCTGATGAACAAATTCAGAAAATTGTAGAAGAGGCTGTTCTACATAGCCCAACTTCCTTCAACTCGCAAAGCTCCAGAGCTGTAGTATTGCTGGGCGAACAACATGATAAGCTGTGGGATATTACAGCAGAAACCCTGCGTAAGATCGTTCCTACTGAACAATTCGAAGGCACAGCTCAGAAGCTGTCCTCCTTCAAAGCCGGCTACGGCACTGTGCTCTTCTATGAAGATCAGGCAGTGGTGAAGCATCTGCAGGAGAACTTTGCACTGTATGCTGAGAACTTCCCGATCTGGTCCAACCAGTCCTCCGGAATTCTGCAATTTGTAGTATGGACCGCCTTCGCAGAAGCAGGTCTGGGTGCATCCCTACAGCACTATAACCCGCTGATCGACGATGAAGTGAAGGAGACCTTCGGTATTGCTGCAGACTGGAAGCTGATTGCCCAGATGCCATTCGGTAACATCCTGACTCCTCCAGGCGAGAAGGAATTCCAGCCGATTGAAGAACGTGTGAAGGTCATTAAGTAAGAAAACCCTGCGATAAGCAGTTTAGAACCTCCCTGATCCGGCTAAGTATGAATATAGCCAGATCAAGGAGGTTTTTGTCATGCTCAATCTGCATGAACAATAATTGAGGCAGACATCTGAACACAAATAAAGAGGACTGGCGTTCCCGCTTGTCCTCTTTATTGTATCCTTCTATATTGTTATAGCTTGTACCATTATCGCAATCTTTATTTCGTAGCAGGAGCTTCCGTTGCAGCAGCCGGTGCTTCACTGGCTGCCGGAGGAACGGATGCATCCGGTTTATCGGTCAAAGTATTCGTGATTTTGGCACTCTTGTTCAGATCCGCCAACCAGGTAGCCGACATCTCAGACACTTTTTGTGCCGTTAGGGTCTTTTTGATCTCGTCTTTCTTCTCAGCTAGCGTATATTCCTTGGCTTCCTTGCGGTCGGTAACCTTGATAATGTGGTAACCGTATTCGGACTTCACTGCACCGCTGGTTTCGCCAACCTTCAACTTGAAGGCAGCATCGGAGAATTCTGCAACCATGTCTCCGCGTTTGAAGAAGTCAAGATCGCCGCCCTTGTCCTTGGAGCCGGTATCAGCGGATTTTTCCTTAGCCAGTGCGGCAAAGTCTCCGCCGTCTTTGAGCTGCTTAACAATGGCTTCGGCTTCTTCTTTGGTCTTCACGAGAATGTGGGAAGCGCGAACTTCCTCTTCTTGATTGTATTTAGCCTTATTCTCGTCAAAATATTTAGAAATATCAGTGTCGGTAATTGTGATCTTAGGTTCGATCAGCTTGCGGATCTCAACCTGGAGAGGCATTTGCTTCTTCAGATCCTCAATCGTCATCGAGCTCTGCTGCAAGGCGTTATTGAGCGCTTCCTCGCCGCCGAACTGGGTTTTGAGATCTTCGATTTCCTGATTAATGTCAGCATCGGTTACCTTAATGTTAGCCTTTTTGGCTTCCTGGCCTACCAGAGTGGTAGTAATGAGGTTTTGCAGGGTGGATTCCCCGCCGGCTTCAACCAATTTATCATACAGCTGCGCTTTGGTGATGTCTGTTCCGTTCACGGAAGCAACTGCAATTTTGCTGTCATCTTTCTTGAAAGGCTGTACAATCAGCACTACGATCAGCGCTGCGGCGAGTACGAGCGACGCAATCATCCAGCCTTTGCCGCCGCCGGATGGAGCAGGTGAGGAAGGAGGAGTACCTCCGCCGCCGACTTTGTTCATTACGGGAACGCTTTCTTCAACTCTTGGAGCTGTTCGTACAGGTTCCTGCGGCACTGGGGCTGTTCCAGCAGGCTCGATGCCTTCTTCCGGAGTAATCACAGAAGCGTCGTTCTCTTCCGGCGTAATGCCGTTTTCTAGCTTTTCATTTTCATTGAAATCTTTTTTGTCCATTATAATTAATGACTCCCTTCAATATAGGTGGTGCCTGTCTTTCTACAACTTTACCAGAAAACAGAATTCCAAACCTTAAGAAAGTATAAAAAAGCACAATTACTTTTTAAGATTCCATTAAGAAACAGGTGAAACACAGGAAAAACCGGAGCAGCACGGGTGTCCCCGTATGCGCTCCGGCCTGATGAGAGAGACTGTAATGATTCGAATAGAAGAGTACCAAGCTGCAAGATGTGTGCGGATAACGCCTCCGGCTTAGGAACTCAGTTCCTTAAGCAGATGGCGGATGTTCTCCTGCTTACGTCTTGGAACCCGTACAGACTTCGCATAGAGGCCCATCTCACCGAAGTAGATGCAGTCATCCTCGATGGAACTGATCTTGTTCAGGTTCACGTAGCAGCTCCCGTACACATGGTAATAGCTGTTGCTCGACAATAAGCGGTTCAATTGCTCGGCAGTCATTCTCTTTTTAATATTGTAGTTTCTGCCGTGAAAAATGACCAGGTCATGGTCCCCGACCTTAAAGAACAGAATGTCTGTCTCCACCTCGAAGTCCTCATATACATTTCTGGCTTCCAGCAGGCTGCTCATTCGTGTTCCCCCTTTATTCTTGATTGACAATAATGTTAGCGCTTTCATTATATCATACTCTTTTGTTCTTGAGAAGTCTTATTTTTGAAATGTTTTTTGTCATTTTTTCCGTTGCATTTGTCAACCCTCACGAAAAAATGTAAATTATATAGATGGCTGTTTAACTTGAGGAGGAATTCTAGATGAACGAGAAGACTAAGCTGCTGTTATTTACCGGTTCATATGCCACCGCAGAAGAGAGCGGTATCCAGGTGTTTGCCTTTGACGGTGAAGCCGGGGGTACGCTGGAGCGGCTGGATACCGCAGAAGGCCTGACGAATCCTACGTTCGTCAATGTGGACCCTTCCGGGCGGAAGCTGTATGCCATTGGGGAGAAGCCGAACGGTACGGGCGGCAAGGAAGGGGAAATTATAACCTTCGCAATCGATCCTGAGACAGGCAAGCTGACCGAATTGCAGCGGATTCAGACTATGCCTTCTGAAGGCAAAGGCCAGAGCACGACCTGTAATATTAACCGGGACGCCAATAATGAACATCTTATAGTGTGCAGCTATCACGGGGGATCGGTTGGACTGCTCACGCTGGACAAGGGCGGACTGCCAGTAGCATTGACGGATACCGCCCAGCATACCGGACATGGGGCAACACCGGGCCAGGACCGTCCGCACCCGCATTCGGCAATTTTCAGCCCTGATGGACGCTACCTGTTCGTCTCGGATCTGGGACTGGACCTGATCCGCAGCTACCGGATAAATACAGAGGCGGGAACCTTTGATGCGATTGGAGATACTCCGCTGCATGCCGGAGCTGGACCGCGGCATTTCGTGTTCCATCCAGACGGGAAGTCCGCTTATGTGATTAATGAGCTGGACAGCACGGTGACATCATTCCTGTATGATGCAGAGGCAGGAACCCTGAAGACGGCTGCTACTGTATCCACACTGCCTGAAGGCTATGAAGCCGGCCAGAACAGCTGTGCAGAGATCACCTTCTCCAAGGATGGCCAATATCTGTACGGCTCGAACCGCGGACATGACAGCATCGTACAGTATGCTGTAAATCCGCAGACAGCCGGGCTGACCCTGGTAGAGCATGTATCCACCAGAGGCGGACATCCCCGTCACTTCACAGTTACACCGGACGGTGCCTATCTGATTGTTGCCAACCGGGACGGCAATAATCTGGTTGTCTTCTCCCTGGACGAAGGCAGCGGCCGCCTGAGCTTCACCGGCAACACAGCTGAACTGTCGAAGCCAGTGTGCGTAATGCCGGCGGTATTCCCCGCTTAGGACGAGCTGACTGACCCTAGGGAGACAACGGCAAAAGGAACACCGGGATGCTGCTCCGGTGTTCCTTTTGAGTTCCTGGACAGTTCATTTGGAATAGCTTAGGTTAAAATGTGCGCCGTGCTGACAGCTTACTTGAGTGAGACGGGCTTCAGCGGCACCACGGTGGAGACTGCCGATTTGAAGAGTACGTTCTGTCTCCCGTCACCCTGACCCTGCAAGGTAATCGTATAAGCGTCATAAGAGGTTACCAGTCCCTGCATTTTGACTCCGTTAGTTGTAAAGATCGTCACAGGCATCTTTGTTGAGATGCACTGGTTCAACAAACGTTCCTGCAATTTTAGACTTTCCACTTGGCAGCACTCCATCTTTAAATAAAATAATTTCTCCAGGCCATTATAACACGGGACAGACCTTCCCAGGAAATGTGTTCATTGAGCCTGACAAATAGACAAGGGGGTAGTTATGCTATATTATCATTACTGGTCCCGCGGGTTCCGGCGGTTTATATGGTTTTTGCTGGCTTTTATCCTGATCGCATTGCTGGTTAAGCTGGGCGGAGCCCGGGGTTTCGACGATGCGGTGATCCGGTTCGTACAATCGATGGAATCTCCGCCGCTGACGGCGCTGGCCAAAGGCTTATCCCTGGTCGGCTCCTCGAAGCTGGCAATAGGTACCTCCGTGCTGACCATGCTCATTTTGTTCTTCGTGCTGAAGCACCGGCTGGAACTTGCCCTGTTCCTGTGGGTGGGCCTCGGCTCCCAATTGCTGAACACGCTCCTCAAGCTGTGGTTCCACCGGGAGCGTCCCACCATTCACAGGCTGATTGAGCAGGCAGGCTACAGCTTCCCCAGCGGACATTCAATGGCGGCTTTCTCGTTATACGGAGTCATTGCCTACCTGCTCTGGAGGCATATGCGCAACCGGAGCGAGCGGTTTCTGCTGATTCTGTTCACTGTGCTGATGACCGGGGGAATCGGCTGGAGCCGGATTTATCTGGGGGTGCATTATCCGAGTGATGTGATCGGCGGCTATGCCGCGAGCGGAGCCTGGCTGATGCTGTCGGCGGCCTGCTTCGAGGCTTACAGGAACTACATGGCGAATCCGCATCACACAAAGAATGCCCGGAAGAAATAACTCCGGGCATTTCAGTGCCTGTTCTTTTGCATACGGTATCCATCCGTAAGGAGGACGGTATGGCTAGCTTGTCTCTCCCGGGACGGTGCCGTACAGTTCAGGGGGCCTTCGTTGCAGCAGGCGGCGGTGACGGCTTGCCCTGGTGAAGCTGGGCTACGCGGCTGAGGCTGCGCTTGATCAGCGTCGGTAAGCCCGGTTTCAGCTTCGCTGCGTCTTCCTGCGTCAGCTTCCCTTCCTTGACGAATCCATCCAGCTTCAGGCTGGCGGCATCGCTCAGCTTCTGGACATACTGGTCTTCGTTCCAGCCCTTCTTCTCCTGGGCCAGACCCGACAGGGTCTTACCTGATTTCAGGCTGGCGATCAGCTCCTCACGGCCCATTCCCAGGAGCTCAGCCGTTTCGCTGATAATGAAATGGCCTCCGGCCCTGAAATTCCGGTCCCCGCTGCGGGGAGGGGTATGCTCTCTGCCGGTATGCGGTGAGGCCGGAGGAGGGGTGGCTGTGCCTTTGGGAAGCTGCTCGCCGAAGGCGGCTGCTGGAGACAGGGCAAGCATCATGGCTGCTGCCCATGCGGTTAGGGTTCGGGTCGTTTTTTTCATGAATACACCTCTTCTGATGGTTATAGTGACTACCCGGTATAACAGTATTCCCTGAAAGCTGAAAGAATCCTGAAGCCCGGCTTAAGACATACTAAAATTCGCCAGCGCAGTTCATGGGTAATAACAGGATATACATAAAGGATGAACATACGCAGTAATTATGATAAGCTTCAAGCTCTTGGGAGGGATGGATTTGGCTTTCGGTGCCCGCATACTCAAAACAGGAATGGCCGTAACGCTTGCCCTTTATCTGTCCGTTCTATTCAACTTCGCCTCTCCTGTCGGTGCGGCTATTGCGGCAATCTTTGCCATGCAGCCGTCCATATACAGATCATGGCGGTATTTCCTCGATCAGATCCAGACCAGCACGATGGGGGCCGTGATAGCGCTGCTTGGCGGAATGCTGCTCTCCAATGAACCGATTGCGGTTGGACTGGTATGCATCCTGGTGATTATGATCAGCATGAAAATGAACCGGGCCGATACGATCGGCCTGACGCTGGTCACAGTCATCTCTGTCATGGAGGCTTCCGGCCAGTGGCAGTTCGCATTAACCCGGTTCCTGCTGACCCTGACCGGGATCCTGTCGGCTTTTATTATCAATATCACTGTATTTCCGCCCCAGCCGCGCAAGCAGTACATCCAGCAGATCGAGAATGTGTTCACCAGCTTATCGCTGCTGCTGCGGACGGCGGTGTCGCATGAGATGAAGGAAAGTGTCTTCCGGGATGAGAAGAACGGCCTGGAGGGCGCGATTAAAGCGCTGGCTGACAAATACGCGTTGTTCGAGGAGGAGCAGAAGCAGCTCCGCAGGGCTAAATACAGTCAGACGAGACAGATGGTAGTCTATAAAAATCTGCTGGGTTCCCTGCAAAAGGGCTATCAGGTGCTTGAGGCGATTGACCGGCACTATTTCCAGGCCGACCGGACGGAGCAAACGGATGAGCTGTTCGACCGCCATCTGGAGCAGCTGATCAAGTATCATGAATACATTCTGCTGAAATTCGAGGAAAAACTGAAGCCGGGAGCCAATGATTCCGAGCCGCTGGCAGAGGACAATGACCGCTTCCTGAAATCAGCCATTAACGGGTATGATCCGCAGAAGTCCGGGCAACTCCGGCTGTCGGTGGTGGCTGCGGCCATTTATGACTACGGCTATCAGCTGGAGCGTCTGGATAAAGTGGCTGACCAAATCCACCGCATGAACGCAGATGACAAGGACAGTACAGTGCTGAGTGAGAAAATTTAGAGCGCGAGATCTATATAGCAAAAACTTGTAAAACGACTAAAGAGTTGGTAACATTGTTAGTCAACCTTCCAAAGGGGATGAAATGAATTGGATAAACATGATCACGAGTGGCAAAAGGAGCAGGAGCGGGTAAACGGCATCACCAAGCTGCTGTCTACCCATATCCGGCTGCTGTCAGAGGAGCTGGGACTCCACCGCACGGATGTCGTGGATATGCGCAAAGACTTCTGGGAAGAGGTCACAGTGAACTTCAGCAGCCCCGACGACCTGGGGGAGACTTCGACCAGTCTGCGGCAGCAGGCACAGATTCTGAACGAACGCGAACGCCATCATCTGCAATCCAGCAAGGCGCTCAAAAAATATAAAAAGCTGGTGGTATCGCCCTATTTTGGCCGGATTGATTTCTCGGAGGCGGGGGATGCTGCGGCTGATACCATCTATCTGGGCATCGGTTCGCTGATGGAGGATAACGGGACCTTCCTGATCTACGATTGGCGCGCGCCTATCTCCAGCCTGTATTATGACGGGGCACCGGGGCCTGCGTCCTATGAGACGCCGGGCGGGCAGATTACAGGCACCATGGAACTGAAGCGCCAATTCGTGATTGATAACGGTGAGATTGAAGTCATGTTCGACACGGGCGTCACCATCGGCGATGAACTGCTTCAGCAGGTGCTCAGCCACAGCGCCGATGACCGGATGAAATCGATCGTGGCCACCATCCAGAAGGAGCAGAACGCGGTCATCCGCAATGACCGAAGCCGGATGCTGGTTGTGCAGGGAGCTGCCGGGAGCGGCAAGACGTCAGCGGCGCTCCAGCGGGTAGCCTATCTGCTCTACAAGTACCGTGAGGTGCTTCAGGCGGATCAGATGCTGCTCTTCTCGCCGAACCCCTTGTTCAACAGCTATGTATCCACTGTACTGCCTGAGCTGGGGGAAGAGAATATGCAGCAGACCACCTTCCAGATGTACCTGGAGCATCGGCTGGGCCAGGAATTTCAGCTGGAGGATGTGTTCAGCCAGACGGAGAGTCTGCTGAATGCCCCGGACGGGGAGGAGGCATTCATACGCCGTGAAGGCATTGCTTATAAATCATCAGTAGCCTTCCTTAGCGCCATCCGGCAATATGTGAATCTGCTGGAGCATGAAGGCATGCTATTCAAGCCATTGATGTTCCAGGGGAAGGCGGTTGCTTCTAAGGAAGAGATGGAGCGCCAGTTCTACAGCTACGACCCGGGCATCAAGCTGGCGAACCGGATTGAGCTGATGACAGGCTGGCTGCTCAAAAAAATTGCGGCCTTCGGCGCAGAAGAGCGGAGTGCGGCGTGGGTAGACGAACAGATTGAGCTGATGGATAACAGCGATTATCAGCGGGCCTACAACCAGATGCGCCGCAAGGGCGGAGGGCATAATGACAGCTTCGATGATTATGATGCGGAGCGGATCCTGCTTGCCCGCTACGTAGTCAGCCAGCGCCTCAAGCCGCTGCGCGGCTGGACCAAGCGCGGACGCTTCGTGGATGTGAAGGCGCTGTACAGCCGCTTATTCGAGGGTCGTGGGCTGATAGAGCGCCTGGATACCCGCCAGCCGCTGCCTGAAGCGTGGGATGAGATCTGCGCGCAGACGCTTACTGCGATCAGGGGCAATGAGCTGGCCTATGAGGATGCTACGCCGTTCCTGTATTTGAAGGAGCTAAGCCAGGGCTTCCGGACGAACACGCTGATCCGTCATGTCATTGTCGATGAGGTGCAGGATTACTCGCCGTTCCAGCTGGAATTCATGCGCCGCCTGTTTCCGCGGGCCAAAATGACCGTGCTGGGCGACCTGAACCAGGCGATCTATGCCCAAGGCGAGGTGCTGGGAGATCTGGCGGGGCTGGTGAGCATCTACGGCGAAGAGAACACCGAGGTGATCTCCTTGACCCGCAGCTACCGGTCTACGTATGAGATTGTTGAATTCACGCGGGCGATGATTCCCGGTGGCGAGAAGATCGTACCCTTTCACCGCCGGGGGGAGGAGCCGCTCCTGACGCTGGTGGACAGTGAAGATGATCTGCTCTCCTCTGTGGAGCAGGATGTGCTGAAGCTTCATGCCCAGGGCTATCATTATGTGGCGGTAATCTGCAAGACAGCAGAAGAGAGCGCACAGGTGCATCGTGAACTGGAGAAGCGGCTGCCGGTGCGGCTGGTTACGAAGGAAACGCCTAATTTTCAAAAAGGGACGCTGGTGCTTCCGGCTTACCTCGCCAAGGGCGTCGAGTTCGATGCTGTAATCATCTATGACGGTTCCGCTGAGAAATACGGGCGTGAACATGAACGTAAGCTGTTCTATACCGCTTGTACCCGGGCGATGCATCTGCTTCACATCTACAGCCTGGGACAGCCAAGCCCGTTCATGCCTGCTGCAGTGCGTGAAACGGTTTCGGCTGGTGAGCTGGAGAAGTGAGTAAATATAAAACCGCCTGCGCGTGTGACGCGAGGCGGTTTTGTGTATTCCACGGAAGTGTGGCTTCCAGCTAACCCTGTAGGGCAGCTTTGTGCTTCCGGGATCGCTGAGTCACGAGTACCAGAAGATAGACAGCGAGCAGCAGGAGAGGTGCCAATATCGAATACCGGTACATTACGGCGTAGCTGGTGAACATGGCGACAGCGCCAAGCAGCATGGAGCCGATGGCGACACCGAGATCCAGGGAGTTCAGGAACATTCCGTTGGCTAACCCGCGCTGGCGTGGCTCGACAGACTGGATCATCCAGGTCTGAAGCGCAGGCTGCATGGAGCCGAAGCCGAAGCCGTAGCATAGGGCGGCCGGGAACAAGCCCGCCGTTGTAGAGGCAAAGGATAGCAGGAGCAGCCCCGCAACGATGAATAGGCTTCCCGGGATGAGCAGGGCAGGCGCACCATAGCGGTCGTAGATTCTGCCGGAGAGCGGCCGGATCACGACAATGGCTACGGCATTGAACAGGAAGAAGTAAGCGATATGCTGGAGGTGCTTCTCTTGCCCGTAGAGCGCCAGGAAGCCGAGCAGACCGCCGTAAGAGATGGATAAAAGAAAGTTAAGCAGGCAGGGAAGCAGCAGCCTGCGGTAAGGATTGCTTCCGGCAGCAGCAGCCGGAACTGCGGGCGGCTCCAGATGTCCGCCAGGCAGTGACTTCGCCAGGCGGAAGCCCATCGGCAGGATGAGAGCAATCGCGACAGCCGTCCCCAGCAGCAGGGACCCAAAGCCTGGTCCTTGCAGCAGGCTGAGTCCGATCAGCGGGCCAGCCGACATAGCGAGGCTGGTGGATAATCCAAAGTAGCCCATGCCCTCCCCCATCCGGCGGATGGGGATGACATCGGAGGCCATGGTCGGGAACGCTGTGCTGGCCATGCCGAAGCCTATGCCGAACAGGATGCGGAACAGCAGCAGGGTGAAGATGCTGCCTGCGAAATAATAGCCCGCCACCGCAGAGAGGGCAATGGCAAGGCCGAG is a window encoding:
- a CDS encoding MFS transporter gives rise to the protein MNQSSERLWTTSFITLTLCNLLLFIGLQMTLSTLPAYAESALHATPVQVSLVTSLFAFSAIASRLFSAKAMEKGGRNLLIFLGLAIALSAVAGYYFAGSIFTLLLFRILFGIGFGMASTAFPTMASDVIPIRRMGEGMGYFGLSTSLAMSAGPLIGLSLLQGPGFGSLLLGTAVAIALILPMGFRLAKSLPGGHLEPPAVPAAAAGSNPYRRLLLPCLLNFLLSISYGGLLGFLALYGQEKHLQHIAYFFLFNAVAIVVIRPLSGRIYDRYGAPALLIPGSLFIVAGLLLLSFASTTAGLFPAALCYGFGFGSMQPALQTWMIQSVEPRQRGLANGMFLNSLDLGVAIGSMLLGAVAMFTSYAVMYRYSILAPLLLLAVYLLVLVTQRSRKHKAALQG